From the genome of Nitrosopumilus sp., one region includes:
- the aspS gene encoding aspartate--tRNA(Asn) ligase, producing the protein MIETELGSLRRSHYSDEISSSMDGKQVTVMGWVLTVRGHGNISFITIRDKNGDVSVVAKKGDCPDEIREKVSSLKSHSSIAITGNVKSSEKAPMGFEIIPAELRVFSDVEKIPPFEPTAKTVKNIDTRLEVRPIDLRRDILQHTFKARSLVLKSIRDYFTGQNFVEVNTPKMIATATEGGAALFPIFYYNKEAFLAQSPQLYKEQLTMSFEKVFEIAPIFRAEPSRTNRHLAEAISIDLEEAFVDYNDVMNRIEEIIKVSIIAVNDYVKDNPKAEFPSLSVPETIPRYTYDDLVDKMQKAGAKTEWGDDLYPSNLKKICLEGFYFITDWPLAPKPFYVKDSKSNPKVSESFDLMFGDLELSSGSTRIEKRDELAERMKNKGMKTDSFEYHLGAFDYGVPPHAGCGIGLERLIMVLTGTENIRDATFYPRDVDRLTP; encoded by the coding sequence ATGATAGAAACTGAATTAGGTTCGCTGCGTAGATCTCACTATTCTGATGAAATTAGCTCATCCATGGATGGAAAACAGGTTACCGTGATGGGTTGGGTTCTGACAGTACGTGGCCACGGCAACATCAGCTTCATTACAATTCGTGATAAAAATGGCGACGTGTCAGTTGTAGCAAAGAAAGGCGACTGTCCTGATGAAATTCGTGAAAAAGTATCCTCTTTAAAGTCTCATTCTTCTATTGCCATCACAGGCAATGTAAAATCATCTGAAAAGGCACCCATGGGATTTGAGATCATTCCTGCAGAACTAAGGGTGTTTTCAGATGTTGAAAAGATTCCGCCTTTTGAGCCTACAGCAAAAACTGTAAAAAATATAGACACCCGGTTGGAAGTTAGACCGATTGATCTTAGACGTGACATACTACAGCATACTTTCAAAGCAAGAAGCTTGGTTCTAAAGTCCATTAGGGACTATTTTACAGGTCAGAACTTTGTCGAGGTCAACACTCCCAAAATGATTGCAACTGCAACTGAAGGGGGAGCGGCCTTGTTTCCCATATTCTATTATAACAAAGAAGCGTTTTTGGCTCAAAGTCCGCAATTGTACAAGGAACAACTCACCATGAGTTTTGAAAAAGTGTTTGAGATAGCCCCCATATTCAGGGCAGAACCGTCCAGAACCAATCGTCATTTGGCTGAGGCAATTTCAATTGATTTGGAAGAGGCGTTTGTAGACTACAATGACGTGATGAACAGGATTGAAGAGATAATCAAAGTCTCAATCATTGCAGTAAATGATTACGTAAAAGATAACCCAAAGGCTGAATTTCCATCACTGTCCGTTCCAGAAACAATTCCAAGATATACTTATGATGATTTGGTAGATAAAATGCAAAAAGCAGGGGCGAAAACTGAGTGGGGGGATGACCTGTACCCGTCCAATCTTAAAAAAATATGTCTTGAAGGTTTTTACTTCATTACTGATTGGCCATTGGCACCCAAGCCATTTTACGTGAAAGATAGCAAGTCAAATCCAAAGGTGTCTGAATCTTTTGATTTGATGTTCGGTGATCTGGAACTATCGTCAGGAAGTACAAGAATTGAAAAACGTGATGAGCTGGCCGAACGAATGAAAAACAAGGGAATGAAGACGGACTCTTTTGAATATCATCTCGGGGCGTTTGACTATGGCGTTCCTCCTCATGCTGGATGCGGAATTGGTCTTGAGAGATTAATCATGGTGCTTACAGGCACCGAAAATATTCGAGATGCAACATTTTATCCAAGAGACGTTGACAGGCTGACGCCATAA
- a CDS encoding tetratricopeptide repeat protein, translated as MGESIDEITPGNYKAWYNRGISQSKRQNYEDAVKRYDRALEINADRFEIWMGEHGLCINLENMKNQVKTMTKF; from the coding sequence ATTGGAGAATCAATTGACGAGATCACGCCAGGTAATTACAAGGCATGGTACAATAGGGGAATATCTCAAAGTAAGCGGCAAAATTATGAAGATGCTGTCAAAAGATATGACAGGGCACTTGAGATAAATGCAGATAGATTTGAAATATGGATGGGCGAGCATGGTCTTTGTATAAACTTGGAAAATATGAAAAATCAAGTAAAAACTATGACAAAGTTTTAG